One genomic window of Amphiura filiformis chromosome 3, Afil_fr2py, whole genome shotgun sequence includes the following:
- the LOC140147295 gene encoding uncharacterized protein: MAKSKLEIDRQIFVDQCQIYTRKLEKAKCDYHRNKIAECDDRQLFRLVDKMCRPETASSRVLPSHDNAKSLANKFADFFHAKIKNLRKDIDSSVHNSPSVDIHDTRCCSSFRSFSAVTEDTVAKTITGRNAIGLKVARVIPLLKKSSLDQEELKNYRPISNLKFLFKTIERIASSQLHAYLDKNKLHSPMQSAFRKFHSTETALLRVQNDLLRAVDKHQEAVLILLDYSAAFDTIDHKILIRRLCQRYGITDTALKWFSSYVQGRTQCIDINGTLSDEYRLMKVSHRARLSLPPLAIGDSAISASKAARDLGVVIDESLDMKDHLKNVSKAASFAIYRIGKIRKYLDQNATERST; the protein is encoded by the exons ATGGCGAAATCCAAACTAGAGATAGACCGCCAAATCTTTGTTGATCAGTGTCAAATCTACACTCGCAAGCTTGAAAAAGCTAAGTGTGATTATCACCGCAATAAGATTGCTGAATGCGATGATCGGCAGCTATTCAGGCTGGTGGATAAAATGTGCAGACCAGAAACGGCTTCATCGCGTGTTCTTCCATCTCATGATAACGCGAAGTCTTTGGCAAATAAGTTTGCCGACTTCTTTCATGCAAAGATCAAAAATCTGCGTAAGGATATTGATAGCTCGGTTCACAACTCTCCATCGGTTGACATACACGATACACGTTGCTGCAGTAGTTTTAGATCTTTTAGTGCTGTTACTGAGGACACAGTCGCTAAGACCATCACTGG GAGAAATGCCATCGGGCTTAAAGTTGCGCGAGTCATCCCGCTGCTTAAGAAATCCAGCCTTGATCAAGAAGAGCTGAAAAATTATAGACCTATCTCAAACCTGAAGTTTTTGTTCAAAACTATTGAGAGGATAGCTTCTTCTCAACTTCATGCTTACCTAGATAAGAATAAGCTGCATTCACCGATGCAGTCAGCCTTTCGTAAATTTCATAGCACTGAGACGGCCTTGCTACGTGTGCAGAATGACTTACTTCGGGCAGTAGACAAACATCAAGAAGCTGTGTTGATATTACTCGATTACTCAGCTGCGTTCGACACAATTGATCATAAGATTCTTATTCGGCGCTTGTGTCAACGCTACGGAATCACAGACACTGCCCTGAAGTGGTTTTCTTCATATGTACAAGGCCGTACTCAGTGCATTGATATCAATGGTACTTTATCTGACGAATACCGCTTGATGAAGGTGTCCCACAGGGCTCG ACTTTCTTTGCCACCTCTTGCCATTGGAGACTCAGCCATTAGTGCATCAAAAGCAGCGCGTGATCTTGGTGTGGTCATTGATGAGAGCCTTGATATGAAAGATCACCTTAAAAATGTGTCTAAGGCTGCCTCCTTTGCCATTTACAGGATAGGTAAGATTCGCAAATATCTTGACCAAAACGCAACAGAACG GTCTACATGA